In a single window of the Bacillus clarus genome:
- the argH gene encoding argininosuccinate lyase, which translates to MSKLWGGRFTEEAEAWVEEFGASISFDKQLVNQDINGSIAHVTMLAKQGIVTKEEAEKIKLGLQYLLAEAKENKLTFSIQAEDIHLNIEKMLIEQIGEVGGKLHTGRSRNDQVATDMHLYLKEKVQDIIKATKKLQKVLTRQAEQNIETIMPGYTHLQRAQPISFAHHILAYFWMLERDVNRFEDSLKRINISPLGAGALAGTTFPVDREYSAELLGFEGIYENSLDAVSDRDFILEFLSNSSILMMHLSRFCEELILWSSQEFQFIEMSDQYATGSSIMPQKKNPDMAELIRGKTGRVYGNLFSLLTVMKGLPLAYNKDLQEDKEGMFDTVKTVEGCLHIMAGMLETMTVNKEKMGQAVMQDFSNATEIADYLASKGLPFRKAHEIVGKLVLHCTQKGIYLLDVSLETYKEMSPLFEEDLYEVLSPYAAVKRRNSAGGTGFEQIQKALEKAKGLTKEVIKN; encoded by the coding sequence GTGAGCAAACTTTGGGGGGGACGTTTTACAGAAGAAGCAGAAGCGTGGGTAGAAGAATTCGGAGCTTCTATTTCCTTTGATAAGCAATTAGTTAACCAAGATATAAATGGGAGTATTGCACACGTTACGATGCTAGCAAAACAAGGCATCGTAACGAAAGAGGAAGCTGAGAAAATAAAGTTAGGCTTACAATATTTATTAGCAGAAGCGAAAGAAAATAAGCTTACGTTTTCTATTCAAGCTGAAGATATTCACTTGAATATTGAAAAAATGTTAATTGAACAAATTGGTGAAGTTGGAGGCAAGCTTCATACAGGTCGAAGTCGTAACGATCAAGTTGCGACAGATATGCACTTATATTTAAAAGAAAAAGTGCAAGATATTATAAAGGCTACGAAGAAATTACAAAAAGTTCTTACTCGGCAAGCTGAGCAAAATATTGAAACGATTATGCCTGGATATACGCATTTGCAGCGTGCCCAGCCGATTTCATTTGCTCATCATATACTTGCATACTTTTGGATGTTAGAGCGCGATGTGAATCGTTTTGAAGATTCTTTAAAGCGCATTAACATTTCTCCGCTTGGTGCTGGTGCGCTTGCAGGAACGACATTTCCGGTTGATAGAGAGTATAGTGCTGAGCTTCTCGGATTTGAAGGAATCTATGAAAATAGTTTAGATGCGGTAAGTGATCGAGATTTCATATTGGAATTTCTAAGCAATTCTTCTATATTAATGATGCATTTATCACGCTTTTGTGAAGAGCTTATTTTATGGAGCAGTCAAGAGTTTCAGTTTATTGAAATGAGCGATCAATATGCGACAGGAAGCAGCATTATGCCACAAAAGAAAAATCCGGATATGGCTGAACTTATTCGCGGAAAAACAGGAAGAGTATACGGCAATTTATTTAGCCTACTTACAGTAATGAAAGGATTGCCACTTGCTTACAATAAAGATTTACAAGAAGATAAAGAAGGAATGTTTGATACAGTTAAAACAGTAGAAGGATGTCTGCATATTATGGCTGGCATGCTTGAAACGATGACTGTAAACAAAGAAAAAATGGGGCAAGCTGTGATGCAAGACTTCTCTAATGCAACAGAAATTGCTGATTATTTAGCAAGCAAAGGACTTCCGTTCCGCAAAGCGCATGAAATTGTCGGTAAACTCGTTCTTCATTGTACGCAAAAAGGAATTTATTTATTAGATGTATCGCTTGAAACATATAAAGAAATGAGTCCGTTATTCGAAGAAGATTTATATGAAGTACTTTCCCCTTATGCAGCTGTAAAACGCCGAAATAGCGCAGGTGGAACAGGATTTGAACAAATCCAAAAAGCTTTGGAGAAAGCGAAGGGTTTAACTAAAGAGGTTATTAAAAATTAA
- a CDS encoding argininosuccinate synthase, which translates to MEKKKVVLAYSGGLDTSVAIKWLQEKNYDIIALCLDLGEGKDLAFVKEKALSVGAIKSYMVDVQEEFANEYALMAMQAHTLYEGKYPLVSALSRPLIAKKLVEIAEQEGASAVAHGCTGKGNDQVRFEVSIQALNPYLEVIAPVREWKWSREEEIAYAKENDVPIPINLDSPFSIDQNLWGRSNECGILEDPWAAPPEDAYEMTLALEDTPNKPEFVEIGFEAGVPTTLNGTAYSLSELIKTLNALAGKHGVGRIDHVENRLVGIKSREVYECPAAMTLITAHKELEDLTLVKEVAHFKPMIEQKLTELIYNGLWFSPLKQALNAFLQETQKHVTGTVRVKLFKGHAIVEGRKSEYSLYDEKLATYTVDDEFNHDAAVGFISLFGLPTKVYSQVNQKKVEA; encoded by the coding sequence ATGGAGAAGAAAAAAGTGGTATTAGCATATTCCGGAGGTCTTGATACTTCCGTTGCAATTAAATGGTTACAAGAGAAAAACTATGATATTATTGCGCTTTGTTTAGATTTAGGGGAAGGAAAAGACTTAGCGTTTGTAAAAGAAAAAGCACTTTCAGTTGGTGCAATTAAATCGTATATGGTGGATGTTCAAGAAGAGTTCGCGAATGAATATGCATTGATGGCGATGCAAGCTCATACATTATACGAAGGAAAATACCCTCTTGTCTCTGCATTATCTCGTCCGCTTATCGCGAAAAAATTAGTGGAAATCGCAGAACAAGAAGGTGCGAGTGCAGTTGCGCACGGATGTACAGGAAAAGGAAATGACCAAGTTCGTTTTGAAGTTTCTATTCAAGCGTTGAATCCTTACTTAGAAGTTATTGCGCCTGTGCGTGAATGGAAATGGTCACGTGAAGAAGAAATTGCATATGCAAAAGAAAATGATGTACCAATTCCAATTAATTTAGATAGCCCATTTTCAATCGATCAAAACTTATGGGGACGTAGCAACGAATGTGGAATTTTAGAAGACCCATGGGCAGCGCCGCCAGAAGATGCATACGAGATGACATTGGCATTAGAAGATACACCGAATAAACCAGAGTTTGTAGAAATCGGATTTGAAGCAGGAGTACCGACGACTTTAAATGGCACTGCATATTCACTTTCAGAATTAATTAAAACATTAAATGCACTTGCTGGAAAACACGGCGTTGGACGTATTGATCATGTAGAAAATCGCCTTGTCGGTATTAAATCTCGTGAAGTGTATGAATGTCCAGCAGCAATGACGTTAATAACAGCACATAAAGAACTTGAAGATTTAACACTTGTGAAAGAAGTTGCTCATTTTAAACCGATGATTGAACAAAAATTAACAGAATTAATTTATAACGGTTTATGGTTCTCACCTTTAAAACAAGCACTCAATGCTTTTTTACAAGAAACACAAAAGCATGTAACAGGTACAGTGCGTGTGAAATTGTTTAAAGGTCATGCAATTGTAGAAGGACGTAAGTCTGAATATTCTTTATACGATGAGAAATTAGCAACGTATACTGTCGATGATGAATTTAATCATGATGCAGCAGTTGGCTTCATTTCATTATTCGGTTTACCTACAAAAGTATACAGCCAAGTGAATCAAAAGAAGGTGGAAGCGTGA
- a CDS encoding YitT family protein yields the protein MRNIQSRQIIKEIFMVLIGSFILAAALYHIHFQNHLTEGGFVGIALFIQNFHDISPSISTVLMDIPIILLCASFLGKKMVGYSFLGSISFGVFYSLMENYSPFTVDLSNNLFIAAVVGGALAGIGLGFILRFGGATGGDDILTIVLSKKTRFTIGQIFFVFDAIVLALSLYYLNWTEIAFTILSIAVQAKTLDLIYYPKTEKTATQQPVSIPMSKKHATN from the coding sequence ATGAGGAACATCCAAAGTCGACAAATTATTAAAGAAATTTTTATGGTTTTAATCGGTTCATTTATTTTAGCAGCAGCGCTATATCACATTCACTTCCAAAACCACTTAACAGAAGGTGGCTTTGTAGGTATTGCACTATTTATCCAAAATTTTCATGATATTTCACCGTCTATTTCAACGGTATTAATGGATATCCCTATCATTTTACTATGTGCTTCATTTTTAGGTAAAAAAATGGTTGGTTATTCATTCCTGGGTTCGATTTCATTCGGAGTATTTTATTCCCTTATGGAAAATTATTCTCCTTTTACGGTAGATTTATCAAATAATTTATTTATAGCTGCAGTAGTCGGCGGTGCGTTAGCTGGTATTGGACTCGGTTTTATATTGCGATTTGGCGGTGCAACCGGTGGAGACGATATTTTAACAATTGTACTAAGTAAAAAAACTCGTTTTACAATTGGGCAAATTTTCTTCGTCTTTGACGCGATTGTTCTTGCGCTTTCATTATATTATTTAAATTGGACAGAGATTGCTTTTACTATTCTTTCGATTGCTGTACAGGCAAAAACATTGGATTTAATTTACTATCCCAAAACAGAAAAAACAGCAACACAGCAACCAGTATCTATTCCAATGTCAAAAAAACATGCAACAAACTAA
- a CDS encoding IS3 family transposase (programmed frameshift) produces MAKFTADEKIQIVLRYLNGNESYREMGRSLGISDTIILNWVNQYKQNGLEAFLKRCTNYTQQFKLDVLNFMIENGMSLFETAAIFNIPAPSTISVWKKQLETQGIDALQSKKKGRPSMKKDSNKQLKQPLAEGSVEALEARIKQLEMENEYFKKVKCLSSKQGKITKQDKAQVVYELRHKYSVKALVELATIPRSTYYDLVKKMNRPDVDADLKAEIKAIYEENEGRYGYRRIRDELTNRGQKVNHKKVQRIMKELGLKCVVRMKKYKSYKGKVGRIAPNILERNFHTDAPNQKWVTDITEFKLFGEKLYVSPVLDLYNGEIITYTIGSRPTYSLVSDMLEKALERLPETHQLLMHSDQGWHYQMRQYVRTLESRAIVQSMSRKGNCYDNAVIENFFGIMKSEFLYIKEFENVEHFKIELEKYIDYYNTKRIKAKLKMSPVQYRTHFYQAA; encoded by the exons ATGGCTAAATTTACAGCTGATGAAAAAATACAAATCGTTCTACGTTATTTGAACGGAAATGAAAGTTATCGAGAAATGGGTAGATCGCTCGGTATAAGTGACACAATCATTTTGAATTGGGTAAACCAATATAAACAGAATGGTCTGGAAGCTTTTCTAAAACGATGTACAAATTACACACAACAATTTAAACTAGACGTACTAAACTTTATGATTGAAAACGGTATGTCCTTATTTGAGACGGCAGCTATCTTTAATATTCCTGCCCCTTCAACGATTTCTGTTTGGAAAAAACAGCTCGAAACACAAGGAATTGATGCCCTTCAATCTAAGAAAAAGGGGCGTCCATCCATGAAAAAAGATTCAAATAAACAATTAAAACAACCTTTAGCTGAAGGGTCAGTCGAAGCACTTGAAGCACGCATTAAACAGCTTGAGATGGAAAATGAGTACT TTAAAAAAGTTAAATGCCTTAGTTCAAAACAAGGAAAAATCACAAAACAAGACAAAGCGCAAGTAGTCTATGAATTAAGGCATAAATATTCGGTGAAGGCACTCGTGGAGCTAGCTACTATTCCTCGAAGCACGTATTATGATTTAGTAAAGAAAATGAATCGTCCAGATGTAGATGCCGATTTGAAAGCTGAGATTAAAGCGATTTATGAGGAAAATGAAGGTCGTTATGGTTACCGTCGCATTCGTGATGAATTAACGAATCGTGGCCAGAAAGTGAACCACAAGAAGGTTCAGCGTATTATGAAAGAGCTTGGGTTAAAGTGTGTTGTGCGTATGAAGAAATATAAATCCTATAAAGGAAAAGTCGGTAGAATTGCACCGAATATTTTAGAGCGTAATTTTCATACAGATGCACCGAATCAAAAGTGGGTAACAGACATCACAGAGTTTAAATTGTTTGGAGAAAAACTGTATGTATCACCTGTATTAGATTTGTATAATGGTGAAATTATTACCTATACAATTGGTTCTAGACCGACGTATTCGCTTGTTTCAGACATGTTAGAGAAAGCATTGGAACGTTTACCTGAAACCCACCAGCTACTGATGCATTCGGATCAAGGATGGCATTATCAAATGAGACAGTACGTCCGTACTCTTGAATCAAGAGCTATCGTCCAGAGTATGTCTCGAAAAGGCAACTGTTACGACAACGCAGTAATAGAAAATTTCTTTGGGATTATGAAGTCGGAGTTCCTCTACATAAAAGAATTTGAAAATGTAGAGCACTTTAAAATAGAATTAGAAAAATATATAGATTATTATAATACGAAACGGATTAAGGCAAAATTAAAAATGAGCCCGGTACAATACCGGACTCACTTTTATCAAGCTGCCTAA
- a CDS encoding EcsC family protein — protein MRSKREQAILQNIKDWEVQLVEQEATDFQKMFDKWLHTTIAKLPEKRRNDFFTKADGWLFHLHALIQSSQSQLDARNRILGTSRLFDESIEQLEDLKALSIDQLTYIAEQQTARHRLYSFVQGGATGVGGLLLLTADFPVMIALNVKAVQLIATSFGHDVNKPYEMMLALKVFHAALLPARLQQYAWYNLLQELEQEDSFFYEGDEEVLKPASTEVVLKQILKTFSIYALRRKLFQGVPVLGMAIGSTVNYRLTRNVTEFANKFYQVRYILEKEKSELHPNC, from the coding sequence ATGCGATCGAAGCGAGAACAAGCCATTTTACAAAATATAAAGGATTGGGAAGTACAATTGGTGGAGCAAGAAGCGACTGATTTTCAAAAGATGTTTGATAAGTGGTTGCATACTACAATTGCGAAACTGCCTGAGAAAAGACGAAACGATTTCTTTACGAAAGCAGATGGATGGCTCTTTCATTTGCATGCACTTATTCAAAGTTCACAATCACAGCTAGATGCACGTAATCGTATTTTAGGAACGTCGAGATTATTTGATGAATCAATTGAGCAACTTGAAGATTTGAAGGCATTATCCATTGATCAATTAACATACATAGCAGAGCAACAAACAGCACGTCATCGTCTTTATTCATTCGTGCAAGGCGGGGCAACGGGTGTTGGTGGTTTATTATTATTAACGGCGGATTTCCCTGTTATGATTGCATTAAACGTAAAGGCAGTGCAACTTATTGCGACATCGTTTGGGCATGATGTGAACAAGCCTTATGAAATGATGCTTGCCTTAAAAGTATTCCATGCAGCATTACTGCCGGCAAGACTTCAGCAATATGCATGGTACAATTTACTACAAGAACTAGAACAAGAAGATTCATTCTTTTATGAAGGAGACGAAGAGGTATTAAAGCCGGCTTCTACTGAAGTTGTGTTAAAACAAATTTTGAAGACATTTTCGATTTATGCACTTCGTCGTAAACTTTTCCAAGGTGTTCCCGTATTAGGCATGGCAATTGGCTCTACAGTGAACTATCGCTTAACGAGGAATGTTACTGAATTTGCAAATAAGTTTTATCAAGTACGCTACATATTAGAAAAAGAAAAAAGTGAACTGCACCCCAATTGTTAG
- a CDS encoding NUDIX hydrolase, which translates to MCPRAKAFGILLHNERVLVQEYNIDNEQYYRPLGGSIEFGEKSTSTVVREFKEELGIQVNITAYLGCLENIFSVNDEIAHEIIQLYTLHFLDTSLYTIDMIPLQDEQTKSYAKWIPITAFFQDEKILYPNGLATFIETKIKDGIL; encoded by the coding sequence ATGTGTCCACGCGCAAAAGCATTTGGAATCTTACTTCATAACGAACGAGTTCTCGTCCAAGAATACAATATAGACAACGAGCAATATTATCGGCCACTTGGCGGCTCCATTGAATTTGGAGAAAAATCAACATCAACAGTAGTTCGTGAATTTAAAGAAGAACTTGGTATACAAGTAAACATCACTGCTTACTTAGGATGCCTTGAAAATATTTTTTCTGTAAATGATGAAATAGCTCATGAAATTATTCAATTATACACTCTTCATTTTTTAGACACTTCACTATACACAATTGATATGATCCCACTTCAAGATGAACAAACAAAATCATATGCGAAATGGATTCCAATTACAGCATTTTTTCAAGATGAGAAAATATTGTATCCCAATGGACTAGCAACATTTATTGAGACAAAAATAAAAGACGGAATCCTATAG
- the ackA gene encoding acetate kinase has product MSKIIAINAGSSSLKFQLFEMPSETVLTKGLVERIGLEDSIFTITVNGEKQKEVTNIPDHAVAVNMLLNKLTENGIVKSLDEIGGIGHRVVHGGEKFADSVLITDEVLADIEDLSDLAPLHNPANLVGIKAFQEVLPNVPAVAVFDTAFHQTMPESAFLYSLPYEYYEQYGIRKYGFHGTSHKYVTERAAELLGRPLESLRLLSCHLGNGASIAAVEGGKSIDTSMGFTPLAGVTMGTRSGNIDPALIPYIMEKTGQTVEEVVNVLNKKSGMLGLTGYSSDLRDIISKEEEGDHRAKVALDVFVSRIHKYIGSYTARMKGVDAIIFTAGVGENSAIIRERVLEGLEYMGVYFDAKRNNVFGEEAFINFPHSPVKIIVIPTDEEVMIARDVLRLGDIG; this is encoded by the coding sequence ATGTCAAAAATCATCGCGATTAACGCAGGAAGCTCTTCCTTGAAATTCCAATTATTTGAAATGCCAAGTGAAACAGTATTAACAAAAGGTTTAGTAGAACGTATCGGTTTAGAAGATAGTATCTTCACAATTACTGTAAATGGCGAAAAACAAAAAGAAGTTACAAACATTCCAGATCATGCAGTAGCAGTTAACATGCTTCTTAACAAATTAACTGAAAACGGAATCGTGAAATCTCTTGATGAGATTGGCGGTATCGGTCACCGTGTTGTACACGGTGGCGAAAAATTTGCTGACTCTGTTTTAATTACTGATGAAGTATTAGCTGATATCGAAGATTTAAGCGATTTAGCACCACTTCATAACCCAGCAAACCTTGTTGGTATTAAAGCATTCCAAGAAGTACTTCCAAACGTACCAGCAGTAGCAGTATTTGATACAGCATTCCACCAAACAATGCCGGAATCTGCATTCCTATACAGCTTACCATATGAGTACTATGAGCAATACGGTATCCGTAAATACGGTTTCCACGGAACTTCTCATAAATATGTAACTGAGCGTGCGGCTGAATTATTAGGTCGTCCACTTGAAAGCTTACGTTTGCTTTCTTGCCACTTAGGTAACGGTGCAAGTATCGCAGCAGTAGAAGGCGGAAAATCAATCGATACTTCTATGGGCTTCACTCCACTTGCTGGTGTAACAATGGGAACACGTTCTGGTAACATTGACCCTGCGTTAATTCCATACATCATGGAAAAAACAGGCCAAACTGTAGAAGAAGTAGTTAACGTATTAAACAAGAAGAGTGGTATGTTAGGTCTTACGGGTTACTCTAGTGACCTACGTGACATTATTTCTAAAGAAGAAGAAGGCGACCACCGTGCGAAAGTAGCACTTGATGTATTTGTAAGCCGTATCCATAAATACATCGGTTCTTACACAGCTCGTATGAAAGGTGTCGACGCTATCATCTTCACAGCTGGTGTAGGTGAAAACAGTGCGATTATTCGTGAGCGCGTATTAGAAGGCCTTGAGTATATGGGCGTATACTTCGATGCAAAACGCAATAACGTATTCGGTGAGGAAGCATTCATCAACTTCCCACACTCTCCAGTAAAAATTATCGTAATTCCTACTGATGAAGAAGTTATGATTGCTCGTGACGTACTACGTCTTGGTGATATTGGTTAA
- a CDS encoding class I SAM-dependent methyltransferase, translated as MSQAVETLFSIFDSSTVVLRKELDVTYLEALVETGDNLFEGAILQEELSESTIERLNREYSTFNEETYKGEEIRKAFQLAILKGMKEGVQANHEMTPDAVGMFMSYLFHKFMQGQNEITVLDPAIGTGNLMTTVFNSAKEGLEMSGFGVEVDEVLIKLALVNANLQKHAIEFFHQDGLAPLYIDPVDAVVSDLPIGYYPNEIGASEYKLKADEGMSYAHHLFIEQSVKHTKEGGYLFFLVPNFIFESDQAPKLHAFIKETCFIQGLLQLPVSMFKNEKNAKSIFVLQKKGPNVTMPKQALLVELPKFSNMKAMEDIMDQLNTWFATYK; from the coding sequence GTGAGTCAGGCAGTAGAAACATTATTTTCTATTTTTGATTCTTCTACGGTAGTTTTACGTAAAGAATTAGATGTAACATATTTAGAGGCGCTTGTAGAAACAGGTGATAACTTGTTTGAAGGAGCGATTTTACAAGAAGAATTATCCGAATCAACAATTGAAAGGTTGAATCGTGAATATAGTACGTTTAATGAAGAAACATATAAAGGTGAAGAAATTCGTAAAGCATTTCAGTTAGCCATTTTAAAAGGAATGAAAGAAGGCGTACAAGCGAATCACGAAATGACGCCTGATGCAGTTGGAATGTTCATGAGTTACTTATTCCATAAATTTATGCAAGGTCAAAACGAAATTACAGTTTTAGATCCTGCAATTGGAACAGGTAACTTAATGACTACAGTGTTTAATAGCGCCAAAGAAGGACTAGAAATGAGTGGGTTTGGTGTAGAAGTGGATGAAGTGCTAATTAAACTTGCTTTAGTAAATGCGAATTTACAAAAGCATGCAATCGAATTCTTCCATCAAGATGGACTAGCACCACTTTATATCGATCCAGTTGATGCAGTCGTTTCAGACTTACCGATTGGTTACTATCCAAACGAAATCGGTGCGAGTGAATATAAGTTAAAAGCAGATGAAGGAATGTCTTATGCACATCATTTATTTATTGAGCAAAGTGTGAAACATACGAAAGAAGGCGGTTATTTATTCTTCTTAGTACCGAACTTTATCTTTGAAAGTGACCAAGCACCAAAACTTCACGCATTTATTAAAGAAACATGCTTTATTCAAGGACTATTACAGCTTCCTGTTTCCATGTTTAAAAACGAGAAAAATGCAAAAAGTATATTTGTTCTCCAAAAGAAAGGGCCGAATGTAACGATGCCGAAACAGGCGTTATTAGTGGAGTTACCTAAATTTTCCAACATGAAGGCGATGGAGGATATAATGGATCAATTAAATACTTGGTTTGCAACATATAAGTAA
- the tpx gene encoding thiol peroxidase: MANVTFKGNPITLVGTEVKVGDQAPNFQVLANDLSPVSLETYKGEVKLISVVPSIDTGVCDAQTRRFNQDAAGIENAKVLTISVDLPFAQKRWCAANGLENVATLSDHRDLSFGEAYGLVMKELRLLARAVFVVDSNDKVVYVEYVSEGTSHPNYEAALEAAKAAK; encoded by the coding sequence GTGGCAAACGTAACTTTTAAAGGTAACCCAATTACTTTAGTTGGAACAGAAGTTAAAGTTGGCGATCAAGCGCCAAACTTCCAAGTATTAGCAAATGACTTATCTCCAGTAAGTTTAGAAACATACAAAGGTGAAGTGAAATTAATTAGTGTTGTACCTTCAATCGACACAGGTGTGTGTGATGCACAAACTCGTCGTTTTAACCAAGATGCAGCAGGTATTGAAAATGCGAAAGTATTAACAATTAGCGTTGATTTACCATTCGCTCAAAAACGCTGGTGTGCAGCAAATGGTTTAGAAAACGTTGCTACACTTTCTGACCACCGTGACCTTTCATTCGGTGAAGCTTACGGCTTAGTAATGAAAGAACTTCGTTTACTTGCTCGTGCAGTATTCGTAGTAGATAGCAATGACAAAGTAGTTTACGTAGAATACGTAAGCGAAGGCACAAGCCATCCAAACTATGAAGCAGCATTAGAAGCAGCAAAAGCTGCGAAGTAA
- the ytfJ gene encoding GerW family sporulation protein: MDHPIQGLMTTAMQHLKQMTDVNTIVGDPIKAADGSVILTVSKVSFGFAAGGSEFGKVESSGRHPFGGGSGGGVSINPVAFLVINGEGVKVLHLDKQTHVIDKIIELAPQAVDKVKEMMDKRKEDDPEFQI, translated from the coding sequence ATGGACCATCCAATTCAAGGTTTAATGACAACCGCAATGCAGCATTTAAAACAAATGACTGATGTAAATACAATAGTTGGTGACCCAATTAAAGCTGCTGATGGCAGTGTAATACTTACGGTTTCTAAAGTGAGTTTCGGATTTGCAGCTGGCGGAAGTGAATTTGGAAAAGTAGAAAGTTCTGGCCGTCATCCATTTGGTGGAGGTAGCGGCGGGGGTGTTTCCATTAACCCTGTTGCGTTTCTCGTTATAAATGGAGAAGGTGTGAAAGTTTTACATTTAGATAAACAAACACATGTCATCGATAAAATAATTGAATTAGCGCCACAAGCTGTTGATAAAGTGAAAGAAATGATGGATAAACGAAAAGAAGATGATCCGGAATTTCAAATTTAA
- a CDS encoding DUF2953 domain-containing protein, whose amino-acid sequence MVQMKWIAIGLVILLLFILFILLSKVSLKVTFLYTEMEKQCLFQVKIWMIRYTFDVLERIEKQQKKTGQKIEKAEKDGGIENKIMAQLDSIGELIKKLQEIHTIIKGFLKRVKINGWKWHSQIGTGDAASTGIVTGYAWGTKGMAAGVVGQYMHIVDIPEFEITPVFQGKGFASKCELTASFRIVRTVKTAVKLLIFMRKQRSGMTEKTVQT is encoded by the coding sequence ATGGTACAAATGAAGTGGATTGCAATTGGATTGGTTATTCTCCTACTTTTCATCTTGTTTATATTATTGTCGAAGGTATCGCTCAAAGTGACGTTTCTATATACAGAAATGGAAAAGCAATGTTTATTTCAGGTGAAAATATGGATGATTCGATATACGTTTGATGTGTTGGAAAGAATTGAGAAACAGCAAAAAAAGACAGGACAAAAAATTGAAAAAGCAGAAAAAGATGGTGGCATAGAAAATAAAATTATGGCACAACTTGATAGCATCGGCGAACTGATAAAAAAGCTACAAGAGATCCATACTATTATTAAAGGTTTCCTCAAACGAGTGAAAATCAATGGTTGGAAATGGCATTCGCAAATTGGAACCGGCGATGCAGCTAGTACTGGAATTGTTACTGGATACGCATGGGGGACAAAAGGGATGGCTGCCGGAGTCGTAGGGCAATATATGCATATTGTTGATATACCAGAGTTTGAAATTACACCTGTTTTTCAAGGGAAGGGATTTGCATCAAAATGTGAATTAACAGCTTCCTTTCGTATAGTTCGTACTGTGAAAACAGCAGTGAAATTACTCATTTTTATGAGAAAGCAAAGATCTGGTATGACAGAAAAAACTGTTCAAACATAG
- a CDS encoding NAD kinase yields the protein MADRRNLFFFYGDDKTTLVEKMKPIYRILEGNGFTILDHPKNANAIVSVGDDGTFLQAVRKTGFREDCLYAGVSTKDEISFYCDFHIDHVETALQEITKNEIEVRKYPTIQIDVDHGTSFHCLNEFSLRSSIIKTFVVDVHIDDLYFETFRGDGLVISTPTGSTAYNKSLHGAVVDPLIPCFQVSELASLNNNTYRTLGSPFILNHERTLTLKLVPDGNDYPVIGMDNEALSIKQVEKVVVRLSDKQIKTVKLKNNSFWEKVQRTFL from the coding sequence ATGGCAGATCGTCGTAATTTATTTTTCTTTTATGGTGATGACAAAACAACACTCGTTGAAAAAATGAAGCCAATATATCGTATTTTAGAGGGAAATGGATTTACCATATTAGATCATCCAAAAAATGCAAACGCTATCGTCAGTGTTGGAGATGATGGAACCTTCCTACAAGCTGTTCGTAAAACAGGCTTTAGAGAAGATTGTCTATACGCAGGTGTTTCCACGAAAGATGAAATCTCTTTCTATTGCGATTTCCATATTGATCACGTCGAAACAGCCCTTCAAGAGATTACAAAAAATGAAATTGAAGTGCGAAAATATCCAACAATTCAAATAGATGTTGATCACGGTACATCTTTTCATTGTTTAAATGAGTTTTCTTTACGATCTAGCATCATTAAAACATTTGTTGTCGATGTGCATATTGATGATTTATATTTCGAAACGTTTAGAGGAGACGGTTTAGTCATCTCTACACCGACAGGAAGTACAGCTTATAATAAATCATTACATGGAGCAGTTGTTGATCCGCTAATCCCATGTTTCCAAGTAAGTGAATTAGCATCTTTAAACAACAATACATACCGTACACTTGGCTCACCGTTCATTTTAAATCATGAACGTACATTAACTTTAAAACTCGTTCCAGACGGTAACGATTATCCTGTTATCGGCATGGATAACGAAGCGCTTAGCATTAAACAAGTTGAAAAAGTTGTTGTACGTTTAAGCGATAAGCAAATTAAAACGGTAAAACTAAAAAACAACTCGTTCTGGGAAAAAGTACAGAGAACATTTCTATAG